The DNA segment CAGGGCCAGTCTGTTAAACGGGAAGAGCTCACGAAGAAATACCTCAACTGGATCATTGTGGTTGTGCACAGATTCGTCGTGAAAGGTCTGCTGATGGCCTGCACCTGTCCAACCGTTTTTCAGCGCCTTTTCGCCACCATGGTCCCCCAGCTGGTTGCCTCCTATGAACATGCGATGAAACAGGCGGTGTTTCTAGTGGAGCTTGAGACACAGAGAAAGCCGTACACTTTGAATCATTacttcaacagcaacataCAAAAGATACGGGGTCTCAAAATCAAGGATCAGCTTGAGCCTCACAAAGACTCACATGGAGATGTGTCGCTTCAGAAGATCCCCACCGTGACGGAGAACAAGAGTAACGTGGAGTACATGCGGGAAGAGATACGCGACATTCTCAGGGCCTATTACAAGGTTGCCAGCAAGCGTTTTGTAGATTACGTCTACTACCAGGCCGTTGACCACTGCCTGTTGAGCGGTCCCGATAGCCCTTTACTGCTGTTCTCCGAAAAATGGGTCCTTGGTCTGGATGACAAGAAGCTCGCCAGAATTGCCGGTAAGAATCAGCAGATCACGGACAGGCGTGCcaggttggagaagaaggttcAGGATTTGAAGGAGGCCGTTGAGATTTTGTGAAGGGATTTTCTGATGGAATAATGGACATGTACACTACCTTGTAATACCTTTTGGCTGCCATAGCAAATGGCTGTCTATCACACCTCTCTCGTGTCAGATATCTTCATTCACATAGAAAGAAGTAAGAGCTCTGTCAACCTTTATTTCTCGCATCATTCACGTGTACCACACCTCAGACACATGATGCACTCCCGCCTTTCAGTGATATTTTTAGGCTTTCTTCTCGTTGATAGTTTGAGATTTTAAAAGATAGTTCAAGTGCTTCGAAAGGTAGTCCAGAGTCTCAAAAAACATTTGAGAGCCCTTATATGATAGCGAAAAGGTGTATTACATCTCGAAAAGCCATAACAACAATTGATAGATCTAGGCTCGATGAAGGCCGGATTGAAGGGAAGTACCGAGAAAATAATGTCACAAAGGAAAACAAACTGGCAACCGCCGAAGAACAAGGGAGTCCACTGTCCACCTCAATTAAGTACCTCCATAAATACCCCACAACACACCCTGGCCATTGCTGCTACCCGAGCACTCCATCTCGCCTCTGGCAGCCACTCGCCCGTTCTTGCCGAACTTCTGCACCGAatcgttgatgatgtcgatgacATCCTGCCCGCCCACCCGGAAATCGACGTTCAATCCTATATGCGTTGCCTCGATTCCGAACCGGCAAGACCCAAAACTGAGAATCTCTCGGTGCGGCTCGTCGGCCATCTGGTGTCTCCACTCGGTAGTGCCGTCTCCTTCGATGTTGCGGATGATCTGGAGACAATCAGAGATCAAGGGGGAGCCGCCGTGGGTTCGGTCCTCAAAGGTGGACATGCCACAGTAGCCACGCCCCGGGGGAACGTCACAAGGCCAATTTGGTGTGGAACCGTGTGCACTGCTGTCCCAAGTCTGCCTCGCTCGCTCCGGAGAGCAAATAGGGAGCTTCATGAATCCCGGTATCCTGATGTTGAGATCATACAGGTCCTTCTTGACGTTTGAGTCGAAGACATTGGGACTGCCCGCAAGAGGATCGCCGTTTTGGCGGCCATTGGCAACCCATTTATTGACAGACCCAAAGATCAAATCTTCCTTGGTCACTCCACCGTATTCACTGATAGAGCCGAATCCAGGCGGCAGTATGAACTTGGCCCAATTGCAATCTCCGCCTTCCGAGCATATGCGGGCTTTGTCTTTGTCAGGCATCACGAGGTAGTATCCGCGGCCGTTCACACGCACACACCCGCCGTATTCATCGTGTCATCCGAGAGGTAATCCGATACTGGCTTGTTGGCATTGCATTCGGCACCGGAGTCAAGAATGAAGGCGTATGATTTGGAAAAGCGCCAAAGATGCGGACTACCAAAACCGAAAATCGTCTTGGTAATTCTGTCTCGCATTGTGCTGGCCGTCGGCTTGTCCGGTCGCACCACGTTGTCGTCAATTTTCCCTTCACTCAATTGTCCATTCTTGATCATATCCCACAGCTGATCAAGTGCGGCATCATCTGGGACGTCAAAGAAACGCAACAGTGACTTTTCAGAAGCATGGGACCAGCCGTCGAGAACCTCGCCCAAATAGCTCGAGAACTTGTTCTGGGCTTGGGGATTCCAGTCGGTTCCTTTCGCTGGAGGCAATAGCTCCTTGGCAATCGACGTGGTGGTACCAATGAAGCCCATAGTTAAATCCTTTGCGTTGTTCAATGAGCTCTCGCGTGGAATGAAGTAGGGAAGGGTTCTCAGGAAGTTGTTGAAGAACGGTGCGGCCACTGTGAGGGTCCCCAAGCCGACGAGGTCCAGTAGGATTTTGACCCACTTGTCATCGTCCTTGGGTGGCGGGATGGGGGCAAAATCGTCGTGCATgctgttgagcttggggGTTAcaaaggcggcggcagcaacgAGGCTGTTGTGGTATTCGTGGTGCATCTGGTGGATGTATATAAGAGCGTCAAAAATTAGCTTCGCTGCCGGTCCGGACTTTTCTTCGTCCAAGCCCTTCTCGCATTCAATTGCGTTGTCGCAGTTGTCTCCCGTCAATAAAAACGAGTAGCATTTGGGGCTGGACCCCAATCGGAAGATCTGCTCCAATCTCTCCatcagcttcctcctccgaggTCTGAATGTCTCTTTGTAAAGCTTGATGCCCTCCCTCCATGCAGTATCCGTGTCTAGAGTGTGCCAACGGTATGATGGAGAGCCAACCGTGTACAGATCCGTGATAGCCTGATGCGTGCAGCTGTACGTTTTCCACCTTCCTGGAGGCGTTGACacggtgttgttgagctTTGGGTTTTCCCCAGCTTTGATCTTGGCGATGTGGCTGTCTGGCTCTTCATTCCAGCTCTTGCTCGGTGGCGGGGGATCGTTGAAGACTTGCATGTCACTGGCCCAGTCAATTAAGCCGCCCATGCCCAATGACGCGTAAACGGCCGCACGAATCTCCTTGGACTCTTCGGACATGTAAGAAACCCACTAGTCACTGTCGTAGACCATGATGTCGCTATGGCTGGCTGTGTCGATGTACCGTGTGACCACGCGGCTGCCCTTGCGCTGATACCGTTGCCCCCTCCGTTGATAATCTCGTTGATCTCGGCATCTGCAATGTATCCACTGGTGCCGGTACATCTTCCAGGGGTTGCAAACGAGGTCAAACGGTCGCCAGTGAAATGGCAGCTGGGCCCCCAGCAGCCAGGTTGGGCCATCTGGAAAGACCTGCCATAACTGGTGACGCCGACGAGTATCTTGTGCCCGGGAACTCCGGCCTTGATGATCATGGCCAGCGACTGTGCTGTCTCGGTCATGTTTGTCTGGCTACGGAGACAGTTCTCCGTTGGGCATCCCATTGTTCATGTAGATCGTACGTCATGTAGACAATGTAGTCGACCACCGTTCCTATTTACTGAATGGGGAAATGCTTCAGATACCAATAGGATGCAGGGGCTGCAATGGCAGTTGACCGGCCCGGCAGCGAAGTTTTGAGTATGATCAGGAAGGCAAGGTAGTTGGGACCGTCTTCGGCCTTTCCGGGATCAAACTCTGGAAGATCAGGGGCTCCTGGATACTCCCAG comes from the Podospora pseudocomata strain CBS 415.72m chromosome 5, whole genome shotgun sequence genome and includes:
- a CDS encoding hypothetical protein (COG:G; EggNog:ENOG503NUVP) is translated as MSEESKEIRAAVYASLGMGGLIDWASDMQVFNDPPPPSKSWNEEPDSHIAKIKAGENPKLNNTVSTPPGRWKTYSCTHQAITDLYTVGSPSYRWHTLDTDTAWREGIKLYKETFRPRRRKLMERLEQIFRLGSSPKCYSFLLTGDNCDNAIECEKGLDEEKSGPAAKLIFDALIYIHQMHHEYHNSLVAAAAFVTPKLNSMHDDFAPIPPPKDDDKWVKILLDLVGLGTLTVAAPFFNNFLRTLPYFIPRESSLNNAKDLTMGFIGTTTSIAKELLPPAKGTDWNPQAQNKFSSYLGEVLDGWSHASEKSLLRFFDVPDDAALDQLWDMIKNGQLSEGKIDDNVVRPDKPTASTMRDRITKTIFGFGSPHLWRFSKSYAFILDSGAECNANKPVSDYLSDDTMNTAARICSEGGDCNWAKFILPPGFGSISEYGGVTKEDLIFGSVNKWVANGRQNGDPLAGSPNVFDSNVKKDLYDLNIRIPGFMKLPICSPERARQTWDSSAHGSTPNWPCDVPPGRGYCGMSTFEDRTHGGSPLISDCLQIIRNIEGDGTTEWRHQMADEPHREILSFGSCRFGIEATHIGLNVDFRVGGQDVIDIINDSVQKFGKNGRVAARGEMECSGSSNGQGVLWGIYGGT